A region of Reichenbachiella carrageenanivorans DNA encodes the following proteins:
- a CDS encoding ABC transporter ATP-binding protein, which translates to MLQATNIIKSYGELQVLKGIDLRVETGEVVSVVGASGAGKSTLLQILGTLDKPDGGTVEINRQDVFKLNSKSLAAFRNQQIGFVFQFHNLLPEFTLLENICIPAYINGKNGKALTNYASHLMKLLHIDHRKDHKPSELSGGELQRGAVARALINKPALIFADEPSGNLDSVNAEELHHLFFQLQKELNQTFIIVTHNQALAEMTDRKIVIQDGKIVS; encoded by the coding sequence ATGCTGCAAGCGACCAACATCATAAAATCTTACGGAGAATTACAAGTCCTCAAAGGAATCGATCTTAGAGTTGAGACAGGCGAGGTGGTGTCCGTAGTAGGCGCTTCTGGTGCTGGAAAAAGCACACTATTACAAATTTTAGGTACGCTGGATAAGCCAGATGGGGGCACCGTAGAGATCAACAGACAGGATGTATTCAAGCTTAATTCAAAGTCTTTGGCTGCGTTTCGTAACCAGCAAATAGGTTTTGTATTTCAGTTTCATAATCTGTTGCCAGAGTTTACCCTGCTCGAAAATATTTGTATTCCCGCTTATATCAACGGCAAGAATGGCAAAGCATTGACCAATTATGCCAGCCATTTGATGAAACTGCTTCATATCGACCACCGCAAGGATCACAAGCCTTCGGAACTGTCTGGGGGGGAGCTACAACGGGGAGCCGTAGCCCGTGCATTGATCAATAAGCCAGCTCTGATTTTTGCAGATGAGCCTAGTGGCAATTTGGACTCTGTCAATGCAGAAGAGTTGCACCATCTGTTTTTCCAATTGCAAAAAGAGCTGAATCAAACCTTTATTATTGTCACACACAATCAGGCTTTAGCAGAAATGACCGACCGCAAGATTGTGATTCAAGACGGCAAGATCGTAAGCTAA
- a CDS encoding response regulator: MSNISILVVDDHSLVREGVITMLSIYEDFNIIGEAESGEEALKKIAEMEPDVVLLDINMPGMNGIETAKKIGTDHEGVKIIILSMEVTQDHISEAIKAGVAGYLAKDTKKDILAEAIRKVMQGEQYFGQKISQVIFKGFYNQSKGERVANENKDLSKREVEVLRQIASGLSNREIADKLFISIRTVDAHRNHIMQKLALKSTAQLVKYAIREKIIELD; the protein is encoded by the coding sequence ATGTCAAACATATCTATACTCGTAGTCGATGATCATTCTTTAGTTAGAGAGGGGGTCATTACGATGCTATCTATTTATGAAGATTTCAATATCATAGGAGAAGCCGAAAGCGGTGAAGAAGCCTTGAAGAAAATTGCCGAAATGGAACCTGATGTTGTATTGCTCGATATCAATATGCCAGGGATGAATGGTATAGAAACGGCAAAAAAAATAGGTACTGATCATGAAGGGGTCAAAATCATCATCCTATCTATGGAGGTGACTCAAGATCATATCTCTGAAGCTATCAAAGCTGGTGTGGCAGGATACTTGGCCAAGGACACTAAAAAAGACATTTTGGCTGAAGCTATCAGAAAAGTAATGCAGGGTGAGCAGTACTTCGGACAAAAAATCTCTCAGGTTATATTCAAAGGCTTCTACAACCAGAGTAAAGGAGAGCGAGTAGCCAATGAAAACAAAGACTTAAGTAAGCGAGAAGTTGAGGTGCTTAGGCAAATCGCCTCAGGGCTGTCCAATCGCGAGATAGCAGACAAGCTATTTATAAGTATTCGTACGGTAGATGCTCATAGAAATCACATCATGCAGAAGCTCGCGCTCAAGAGTACGGCTCAATTAGTGAAATATGCCATTCGTGAAAAAATCATAGAACTGGATTAA
- a CDS encoding DUF1987 domain-containing protein, which translates to MTPSIYFNPSKGIFDMRGKSSPENPLAFYNYVLESLDKYAESGTTSMTANLAFEYFNTSTSKCLYVFMKKLSKIDEMGKKVIINWYFEDGDEDMKEAGEDLSSFFDMEFNFLEIPEIKVLGEEKQSA; encoded by the coding sequence GTGACACCCTCAATTTACTTCAATCCTAGCAAAGGGATTTTTGACATGAGGGGGAAGTCGAGTCCTGAAAATCCGCTGGCATTTTATAATTATGTCCTAGAAAGCTTAGATAAGTATGCCGAAAGTGGCACTACTTCTATGACAGCAAACTTGGCGTTTGAATATTTCAACACCAGTACTTCAAAATGCTTATATGTATTCATGAAGAAACTGTCTAAAATAGATGAAATGGGAAAGAAGGTAATAATCAATTGGTACTTCGAAGATGGAGACGAAGACATGAAAGAAGCAGGTGAAGACTTGAGTAGTTTCTTCGACATGGAATTCAATTTTTTAGAGATACCAGAGATCAAAGTACTTGGAGAAGAAAAACAGTCAGCTTAA
- a CDS encoding DMT family transporter — protein MNLSKGVQFMIISTFTFALMKVCVKMISHIPAIEIIFFRSVISIVICLFFLLKDKVSPWGNNKKILVLRGVVGSIALASYFYILQEIPLAAAASMQYMAPIFTAILGVFIVKEKVTAKQYLFFMISFLGIIIIQGFDARVSMIHLIIGIGGAVFTGLAYNCIRILKTSEHPLVIIFYFPLVSLPLAGIISWFGWVSPQGWDWMYLLLVGLFTQIAQYYMTRSYQTEELSKVSIINYMGIIYSLAFGFIIFGETYEWLSYMGMALVVVGIILNLRYKKT, from the coding sequence ATGAATCTATCTAAAGGGGTGCAGTTTATGATCATCTCTACCTTTACTTTTGCATTGATGAAAGTCTGTGTGAAAATGATTTCGCACATTCCTGCTATCGAAATTATTTTTTTTCGCTCGGTTATCTCTATCGTTATTTGTTTGTTTTTTCTTTTGAAAGACAAAGTCAGCCCTTGGGGCAACAATAAAAAAATCTTAGTACTGCGTGGAGTGGTGGGGTCTATTGCTTTGGCTTCTTACTTTTATATTCTTCAGGAGATCCCATTGGCTGCTGCTGCAAGTATGCAATATATGGCCCCTATTTTTACCGCCATTTTGGGTGTGTTTATTGTCAAAGAAAAAGTGACTGCCAAGCAGTATTTGTTTTTCATGATATCCTTTTTGGGTATCATCATTATCCAAGGGTTTGATGCACGCGTATCTATGATTCACTTAATCATTGGTATTGGAGGAGCTGTTTTTACAGGGCTGGCATACAATTGTATCCGTATTCTAAAAACCTCAGAGCATCCACTTGTTATTATTTTTTACTTTCCCTTAGTTTCCTTGCCTTTGGCAGGAATAATTTCGTGGTTTGGTTGGGTGTCGCCGCAGGGCTGGGATTGGATGTATCTGCTGCTAGTCGGTTTATTTACTCAGATTGCACAGTACTATATGACACGATCCTATCAGACCGAAGAGCTCTCCAAAGTCTCGATCATCAATTATATGGGCATTATCTATTCGCTGGCATTTGGTTTTATCATTTTTGGAGAGACCTACGAATGGCTAAGTTATATGGGAATGGCCTTGGTGGTGGTCGGCATCATTCTCAACCTTAGGTACAAGAAGACTTGA